One Triticum dicoccoides isolate Atlit2015 ecotype Zavitan chromosome 4B, WEW_v2.0, whole genome shotgun sequence genomic window carries:
- the LOC119290622 gene encoding uncharacterized protein LOC119290622 isoform X2: protein MPRGAVKRRREPSPVAAAGERKLLPGEHVEVISFDPGLCGSWHQAVVIEILDNFRSVRYIDFVDDSGSGSPLVEQVEVSDAIDGKSSAARGSTRGKVRPVHPHQPLQVSDASYGLWVDALVEGSYWEGVIADHAEGSMERKVFFPDEGDERIMAVDQLRRTQDWDEVTGTWKPRGIWLFLQMLLSHEEKDGLPVSVRQIWYDLRSNLSLTTKDNTWMCGTESFWEGSLAALIAQLRSVCDKHTQDGNQIGDCCRSAETSTSAAFQNKNVESIVSDKLDSASAAICRTMLEFISYYRNNDRISARAKRESAKHHLKSVGWTFVDDRAKNRYCVSPDGKRFASFIAACEAYLAQKGCHTNNLLLHSVTRNNEDCSSIGTDLILRENKHHNKLSMDASASWMPVQLDAKFSPPIASLLASYQEVTSFSQGQINETMRMKLKEHLLALGWSIVSKEDDIIRPNGQPSTIKRYRYKSPAGKTYVSFLQVLRSFAVQCIKRVKGNNTEDIPDNCNHLAAHRVNLDAAVSRDLATLGKRKRENKSDVVGKYVDCVEADVQNVRKKKLLRSKAKKFLKSAGWIVCQKMKSSKKRELRYHSPYGKSYKCLLAACKGYLEQGYQKENNASSGITTDTFIALGGGATDTSGRKDLLVSVLDRHDGTFSWPTCHVKSKKRKSSSVPMSHARVLSSTHGQILPYQHRAKTVLSLLVDKNILLPRVKLTYKQRSDGPRLKEGTVTKDGIKCRCCNELFTLESFEVHAGCSTRLPAAHIFLKDGRSLSQCLVELMGENKPKESLQVRLKTNCSDTESDSICSICNEGGEILLCDNCPSSFHHACVGLEATPEGSWYCPSCRCSICDLSDYDPDTNQFTEKTIMYCDQCEREYHVGCMRNKGDQLTCCPEGCWFCSRGCSEIFHHLQELIGKSIPTPVEGLSCTILRFDRENASDHGDFYNEIMAEQYGKLCIALDVLHECFVTIIEPRTRRDLSEDIVFNRESGLRRLNFRGFYTILLQKDGELISVGTFRVCGKKFAELPLIGTRIQYRRQGMCRLLMNELEKLLSGLGVERLILPAIPQLLETWTGSFGFTAMSFSQRFELAESSILSFQGTTICQKILDATHHNPRDMSIQLVVNAEEIELGKNSIVSFERTTACDTVVNNASNHSEELKVTAQTNYNSLALAENSVFSSWGTTICQKVSSNAFSHPEELNGSDYQLECTSIVREALESDSQESTSVGVEDRDQLEPELLLEIRSNSSEEGNCAVGVPIITPNPEVNFTVDSHGQPYDSVGADQCSESCVSTEVKPVVAAPGSKYKGKCYERNRWSNGRRKLEMHGYGVSTK from the exons ATGCCGCGGGGGGCCGTGAAGCGGAGGCGCGAGCCGTCCCCTGTCGCCGCCGCGGGGGAGCGGAAGCTTCTTCCAGGCGAGCACGTCGAG GTCATTAGTTTTGATCCAGGGCTATGCGGATCATGGCATCAGGCTGTTGTCATTGAAATTTTGGACAACTTCCGCTCTGTAAGATACATTGATTTTGTTGATGACAGTGGTAGCGGGTCACCTCTTGTTGAGCAAGTTGAGGTGTCAGATGCTATCGATGGCAAGTCAAGTGCGGCTCGGGGATCCACTCGTGGAAAAGTAAGACCGGTGCATCCACATCAACCGCTGCAGGTATCTGATGCAAGCTATGGACTGTGGGTTGATGCACTAGTGGAAGGATCCTATTGGGAAGGTGTCATTGCTGATCACGCTGAAGGCTCCATGGAGAGGAAGGTCTTTTTTCCTGATGAAGGCGATGAACGCATTATGGCAGTCGATCAGCTACGCCGTACTCAGGACTGGGATGAAGTTACTGGAACATGGAAACCACGAGGAATCTGGTTGTTTCTCCAAATGCTGTTGTCACATGAAGAGAAAGATGGTTTACCTGTATCAGTCAGGCAGATATGGTATGACCTGAGGTCAAATCTTTCCTTGACGACAAAAGACAATACGTGGATGTGTGGAACAGAATCTTTTTGGGAGGGATCACTTGCAGCCCTTATTGCACAATTACGGTCTGTATGTGACAAACATACCCAAGATGGAAATCAAATAGGAGACTGTTGTAGATCAGCAGAAACTTCAACATCTGCAgcctttcaaaataaaaatgtCGAGTCAATTGTCTCGGATAAGCTGGATTCCGCATCAGCTGCTATCTGCCGGACCATGTTAGAATTCATCTCATACTATCGCAATAACGACAGGATTAGTGCTCGTGCCAAACGGGAGTCTGCAAAGCACCATCTTAAATCAGTAGGGTGGACCTTTGTAGACGATAGAGCTAAGAACAGATATTGTGTCTCACCTGATGGGAAGCGGTTTGCATCTTTTATAGCAGCATGTGAGGCTTACCTGGCACAGAAGGGTTGTCATACAAATAATTTGCTTTTACATAGTGTGACTCGAAATAATGAAGATTGCAGCTCAATTGGCACAGATCTTATCCTAAGGGAGAACAAACACCATAATAAGTTGAGTATGGATGCCTCAGCTTCTTGGATGCCAGTACAGCTAGATGCAAAATTTTCCCCACCTATAGCGTCGTTGCTTGCTAGTTACCAAGAGGTCACCAGTTTTTCCCAGGGACAAATTAATGAGACCATGAGGATGAAGCTGAAGGAGCATCTCCTGGCATTAGGTTGGAGTATTGTGTCCAAAGAAGATGATATTATAAGGCCTAACGGTCAACCAAGTACTATTAAGAGATACCGGTACAAGTCACCTGCCGGGAAGACTTATGTTTCTTTCCTTCAAGTACTCAGGAGCTTCGCAGTTCAATGTATTAAACGAGTTAAAGGGAACAATACTGAAGACATTCCTGATAATTGCAATCATTTGGCAGCGCACAGAGTAAATCTTGATGCAGCAGTTTCAAGGGACCTGGCAACACTTGGTAAGCGTAAACGTGAAAATAAATCTGATGTTGTAGGAAAATATGTAGATTGTGTGGAAGCGGATGTGCAGAATGTCAGGAAAAAGAAACTTCTGAGATCAAAAGCTAAGAAGTTCCTCAAATCTGCTGGTTGGATAGTCTGCCAAAAGATGAAATCTAGTAAAAAACGGGAGCTTCGGTATCATTCTCCATATGGCAAGTCCTACAAATGTCTGCTGGCAGCATGTAAAGGGTACTTAGAGCAAGGATATCAAAAGGAGAATAATGCAAGCTCTGGGATCACCACTGATACGTTTATAGCACTCGGTGGCGGAGCAACGGATACAAGTGGAAGAAAGGACCTGCTGGTTTCAGTTTTAGATAGACATGATGGCACGTTTAGCTGGCCTACATGTCATGTAAAATCAAAGAAAAGAAAATCATCTTCGGTGCCTATGAGCCATGCACGAGTTTTGAGTTCAACACATGGTCAGATCCTGCCATATCAGCATCGTGCTAAAACCGTTCTGTCTCTGTTGGTAGACAAAAATATTCTATTACCAAGAGTTAAACTTACTTATAAGCAAAGAAGTGATGGGCCTCGGCTAAAGGAAGGTACCGTTACTAAAGATGGAATAAAATGCAGGTGTTGCAATGAACTATTCACTCTGGAAAGCTTTGAGGTTCATGCTGGGTGCAGTACTCGGTTACCTGCTGCTCATATCTTTTTGAAGGATGGGAGGTCCCTCTCACAGTGTTTAGTTGAATTGATGGGTGAAAACAAGCCCAAAGAATCACTGCAAGTGCGCTTGAAGACAAATTGTTCCGATACAGAAAGTGATTCAATATGCTCTATATGCAATGAGGGTGGGGAAATATTACTTTGTGACAATTGTCCTTCATCCTTCCACCATGCTTGTGTTGGTTTGGAG GCCACTCCGGAAGGAAGCTGGTACTGTCCATCTTGTAGATGTAGTATTTGTGACTTGAGTGATTATGATCCTGATACCAACCAATTCACCGAGAAGACTATTATGTATTGTGATCAGTGTGAACGCGAAT ATCATGTTGGTTGCATGAGAAACAAAGGTGATCAGCTCACCTGCTGTCCAGAAGGGTGCTGGTTTTGCAGTAGGGGATGCTCAGAG ATATTTCATCATTTGCAAGAGCTTATCGGGAAATCAATTCCAACTCCTGTCGAAGGCTTATCATGCACCATACTCAGATTTGACAGAGAAAATGCCAGTGACCATGGCGATTTTTACAATGAGATAATGGCAGAACAGTATGGCAAGCTGTGCATTGCACTTGATGTTCTTCATGAATGTTTTGTTACTATTATCGAGCCCCGCACACGAAGAGATCTTTCTGAAGACATTGTGTTCAATAGAGA ATCAGGTCTCCGACGGCTTAATTTTAGGGGATTCTACACGATACTTCTCCAGAAAGATGGTGAGCTGATATCTGTCGGCACTTTTAG ggtATGCGGGAAGAAGTTTGCTGAGCTGCCTCTTATTGGCACAAGAATTCAATATCGTCGACAAGGAATGTGTCGCCTACTGATGAATGAACTGGAGAAG TTACTTTCTGGCTTGGGGGTGGAAAGGCTTATCTTACCGGCGATTCCTCAGCTTCTAGAAACATGGACAGGATCATTTGGTTTCACAGCAATGTCTTTCTCTCAGAGGTTTGAATTGGCAGAGAGCAGCATTCTCAGTTTCCAGGGAACCACCATCTGTCAGAAGATTTTAGATGCCACGCATCATAATCCAAGAGATATGAGCATCCAGTTGGTGGTTAATGCAGAAGAAATTGAGTTGGGGAAGAACAGCATTGTCAGTTTTGAAAGAACCACCGCATGTGACACGGTTGTGAACAATGCATCCAATCATTCAGAAGAGTTGAAG GTTACAGCGCAGACTAACTATAACAGTCTAGCATTGGCAGAGAACTccgttttcagctcttggggaaccacTATTTGTCAGAAGGTTTCAAGTAATGCATTTAGCCATCCAGAAGAGTTgaatg GATCTGACTACCAACTGGAATGTACTAGTATCGTCCGTGAGGCATTGGAAAGTGATAGTCAAGAAAGCACTTCAGTGGGGGTAGAAGATAGAGACCAACTGGAGCCTGAGCTGTTACTGGAAATTCGGAGTAACAGTAGTGAAGAGGGCAATTGTGCTGTTGGTGTTCCCATTATTACGCCAAACCCAGAAGTTAACTTTACCGTGGACAGTCATGGGCAGCCGTATGACAG TGTTGGTGCAGATCAGTGCAGCGAGAGTTGTGTTTCAACTGAGGTTAAACCTGTTGTG GCAGCTCCAGGATCCAAATACAAGGGTAAGTGCTACGAGCGGAATAGATGGAGCAACGGCCGTAGGAAACTAGAAATGCACGGCTACGGGGTCTCCACAAAATGA
- the LOC119290622 gene encoding uncharacterized protein LOC119290622 isoform X1, translated as MPRGAVKRRREPSPVAAAGERKLLPGEHVEVISFDPGLCGSWHQAVVIEILDNFRSVRYIDFVDDSGSGSPLVEQVEVSDAIDGKSSAARGSTRGKVRPVHPHQPLQVSDASYGLWVDALVEGSYWEGVIADHAEGSMERKVFFPDEGDERIMAVDQLRRTQDWDEVTGTWKPRGIWLFLQMLLSHEEKDGLPVSVRQIWYDLRSNLSLTTKDNTWMCGTESFWEGSLAALIAQLRSVCDKHTQDGNQIGDCCRSAETSTSAAFQNKNVESIVSDKLDSASAAICRTMLEFISYYRNNDRISARAKRESAKHHLKSVGWTFVDDRAKNRYCVSPDGKRFASFIAACEAYLAQKGCHTNNLLLHSVTRNNEDCSSIGTDLILRENKHHNKLSMDASASWMPVQLDAKFSPPIASLLASYQEVTSFSQGQINETMRMKLKEHLLALGWSIVSKEDDIIRPNGQPSTIKRYRYKSPAGKTYVSFLQVLRSFAVQCIKRVKGNNTEDIPDNCNHLAAHRVNLDAAVSRDLATLGKRKRENKSDVVGKYVDCVEADVQNVRKKKLLRSKAKKFLKSAGWIVCQKMKSSKKRELRYHSPYGKSYKCLLAACKGYLEQGYQKENNASSGITTDTFIALGGGATDTSGRKDLLVSVLDRHDGTFSWPTCHVKSKKRKSSSVPMSHARVLSSTHGQILPYQHRAKTVLSLLVDKNILLPRVKLTYKQRSDGPRLKEGTVTKDGIKCRCCNELFTLESFEVHAGCSTRLPAAHIFLKDGRSLSQCLVELMGENKPKESLQVRLKTNCSDTESDSICSICNEGGEILLCDNCPSSFHHACVGLEATPEGSWYCPSCRCSICDLSDYDPDTNQFTEKTIMYCDQCEREYHVGCMRNKGDQLTCCPEGCWFCSRGCSEIFHHLQELIGKSIPTPVEGLSCTILRFDRENASDHGDFYNEIMAEQYGKLCIALDVLHECFVTIIEPRTRRDLSEDIVFNRESGLRRLNFRGFYTILLQKDGELISVGTFRVCGKKFAELPLIGTRIQYRRQGMCRLLMNELEKLLSGLGVERLILPAIPQLLETWTGSFGFTAMSFSQRFELAESSILSFQGTTICQKILDATHHNPRDMSIQLVVNAEEIELGKNSIVSFERTTACDTVVNNASNHSEELKVTAQTNYNSLACDTVVNNASNHSEELKVTAQTNYNSLALAENSVFSSWGTTICQKVSSNAFSHPEELNGSDYQLECTSIVREALESDSQESTSVGVEDRDQLEPELLLEIRSNSSEEGNCAVGVPIITPNPEVNFTVDSHGQPYDSVGADQCSESCVSTEVKPVVAAPGSKYKGKCYERNRWSNGRRKLEMHGYGVSTK; from the exons ATGCCGCGGGGGGCCGTGAAGCGGAGGCGCGAGCCGTCCCCTGTCGCCGCCGCGGGGGAGCGGAAGCTTCTTCCAGGCGAGCACGTCGAG GTCATTAGTTTTGATCCAGGGCTATGCGGATCATGGCATCAGGCTGTTGTCATTGAAATTTTGGACAACTTCCGCTCTGTAAGATACATTGATTTTGTTGATGACAGTGGTAGCGGGTCACCTCTTGTTGAGCAAGTTGAGGTGTCAGATGCTATCGATGGCAAGTCAAGTGCGGCTCGGGGATCCACTCGTGGAAAAGTAAGACCGGTGCATCCACATCAACCGCTGCAGGTATCTGATGCAAGCTATGGACTGTGGGTTGATGCACTAGTGGAAGGATCCTATTGGGAAGGTGTCATTGCTGATCACGCTGAAGGCTCCATGGAGAGGAAGGTCTTTTTTCCTGATGAAGGCGATGAACGCATTATGGCAGTCGATCAGCTACGCCGTACTCAGGACTGGGATGAAGTTACTGGAACATGGAAACCACGAGGAATCTGGTTGTTTCTCCAAATGCTGTTGTCACATGAAGAGAAAGATGGTTTACCTGTATCAGTCAGGCAGATATGGTATGACCTGAGGTCAAATCTTTCCTTGACGACAAAAGACAATACGTGGATGTGTGGAACAGAATCTTTTTGGGAGGGATCACTTGCAGCCCTTATTGCACAATTACGGTCTGTATGTGACAAACATACCCAAGATGGAAATCAAATAGGAGACTGTTGTAGATCAGCAGAAACTTCAACATCTGCAgcctttcaaaataaaaatgtCGAGTCAATTGTCTCGGATAAGCTGGATTCCGCATCAGCTGCTATCTGCCGGACCATGTTAGAATTCATCTCATACTATCGCAATAACGACAGGATTAGTGCTCGTGCCAAACGGGAGTCTGCAAAGCACCATCTTAAATCAGTAGGGTGGACCTTTGTAGACGATAGAGCTAAGAACAGATATTGTGTCTCACCTGATGGGAAGCGGTTTGCATCTTTTATAGCAGCATGTGAGGCTTACCTGGCACAGAAGGGTTGTCATACAAATAATTTGCTTTTACATAGTGTGACTCGAAATAATGAAGATTGCAGCTCAATTGGCACAGATCTTATCCTAAGGGAGAACAAACACCATAATAAGTTGAGTATGGATGCCTCAGCTTCTTGGATGCCAGTACAGCTAGATGCAAAATTTTCCCCACCTATAGCGTCGTTGCTTGCTAGTTACCAAGAGGTCACCAGTTTTTCCCAGGGACAAATTAATGAGACCATGAGGATGAAGCTGAAGGAGCATCTCCTGGCATTAGGTTGGAGTATTGTGTCCAAAGAAGATGATATTATAAGGCCTAACGGTCAACCAAGTACTATTAAGAGATACCGGTACAAGTCACCTGCCGGGAAGACTTATGTTTCTTTCCTTCAAGTACTCAGGAGCTTCGCAGTTCAATGTATTAAACGAGTTAAAGGGAACAATACTGAAGACATTCCTGATAATTGCAATCATTTGGCAGCGCACAGAGTAAATCTTGATGCAGCAGTTTCAAGGGACCTGGCAACACTTGGTAAGCGTAAACGTGAAAATAAATCTGATGTTGTAGGAAAATATGTAGATTGTGTGGAAGCGGATGTGCAGAATGTCAGGAAAAAGAAACTTCTGAGATCAAAAGCTAAGAAGTTCCTCAAATCTGCTGGTTGGATAGTCTGCCAAAAGATGAAATCTAGTAAAAAACGGGAGCTTCGGTATCATTCTCCATATGGCAAGTCCTACAAATGTCTGCTGGCAGCATGTAAAGGGTACTTAGAGCAAGGATATCAAAAGGAGAATAATGCAAGCTCTGGGATCACCACTGATACGTTTATAGCACTCGGTGGCGGAGCAACGGATACAAGTGGAAGAAAGGACCTGCTGGTTTCAGTTTTAGATAGACATGATGGCACGTTTAGCTGGCCTACATGTCATGTAAAATCAAAGAAAAGAAAATCATCTTCGGTGCCTATGAGCCATGCACGAGTTTTGAGTTCAACACATGGTCAGATCCTGCCATATCAGCATCGTGCTAAAACCGTTCTGTCTCTGTTGGTAGACAAAAATATTCTATTACCAAGAGTTAAACTTACTTATAAGCAAAGAAGTGATGGGCCTCGGCTAAAGGAAGGTACCGTTACTAAAGATGGAATAAAATGCAGGTGTTGCAATGAACTATTCACTCTGGAAAGCTTTGAGGTTCATGCTGGGTGCAGTACTCGGTTACCTGCTGCTCATATCTTTTTGAAGGATGGGAGGTCCCTCTCACAGTGTTTAGTTGAATTGATGGGTGAAAACAAGCCCAAAGAATCACTGCAAGTGCGCTTGAAGACAAATTGTTCCGATACAGAAAGTGATTCAATATGCTCTATATGCAATGAGGGTGGGGAAATATTACTTTGTGACAATTGTCCTTCATCCTTCCACCATGCTTGTGTTGGTTTGGAG GCCACTCCGGAAGGAAGCTGGTACTGTCCATCTTGTAGATGTAGTATTTGTGACTTGAGTGATTATGATCCTGATACCAACCAATTCACCGAGAAGACTATTATGTATTGTGATCAGTGTGAACGCGAAT ATCATGTTGGTTGCATGAGAAACAAAGGTGATCAGCTCACCTGCTGTCCAGAAGGGTGCTGGTTTTGCAGTAGGGGATGCTCAGAG ATATTTCATCATTTGCAAGAGCTTATCGGGAAATCAATTCCAACTCCTGTCGAAGGCTTATCATGCACCATACTCAGATTTGACAGAGAAAATGCCAGTGACCATGGCGATTTTTACAATGAGATAATGGCAGAACAGTATGGCAAGCTGTGCATTGCACTTGATGTTCTTCATGAATGTTTTGTTACTATTATCGAGCCCCGCACACGAAGAGATCTTTCTGAAGACATTGTGTTCAATAGAGA ATCAGGTCTCCGACGGCTTAATTTTAGGGGATTCTACACGATACTTCTCCAGAAAGATGGTGAGCTGATATCTGTCGGCACTTTTAG ggtATGCGGGAAGAAGTTTGCTGAGCTGCCTCTTATTGGCACAAGAATTCAATATCGTCGACAAGGAATGTGTCGCCTACTGATGAATGAACTGGAGAAG TTACTTTCTGGCTTGGGGGTGGAAAGGCTTATCTTACCGGCGATTCCTCAGCTTCTAGAAACATGGACAGGATCATTTGGTTTCACAGCAATGTCTTTCTCTCAGAGGTTTGAATTGGCAGAGAGCAGCATTCTCAGTTTCCAGGGAACCACCATCTGTCAGAAGATTTTAGATGCCACGCATCATAATCCAAGAGATATGAGCATCCAGTTGGTGGTTAATGCAGAAGAAATTGAGTTGGGGAAGAACAGCATTGTCAGTTTTGAAAGAACCACCGCATGTGACACGGTTGTGAACAATGCATCCAATCATTCAGAAGAGTTGAAGGTTACAGCACAGACTAACTATAACAGTTTAGCATGTGACACGGTTGTGAACAATGCATCCAATCATTCAGAAGAGTTGAAGGTTACAGCGCAGACTAACTATAACAGTCTAGCATTGGCAGAGAACTccgttttcagctcttggggaaccacTATTTGTCAGAAGGTTTCAAGTAATGCATTTAGCCATCCAGAAGAGTTgaatg GATCTGACTACCAACTGGAATGTACTAGTATCGTCCGTGAGGCATTGGAAAGTGATAGTCAAGAAAGCACTTCAGTGGGGGTAGAAGATAGAGACCAACTGGAGCCTGAGCTGTTACTGGAAATTCGGAGTAACAGTAGTGAAGAGGGCAATTGTGCTGTTGGTGTTCCCATTATTACGCCAAACCCAGAAGTTAACTTTACCGTGGACAGTCATGGGCAGCCGTATGACAG TGTTGGTGCAGATCAGTGCAGCGAGAGTTGTGTTTCAACTGAGGTTAAACCTGTTGTG GCAGCTCCAGGATCCAAATACAAGGGTAAGTGCTACGAGCGGAATAGATGGAGCAACGGCCGTAGGAAACTAGAAATGCACGGCTACGGGGTCTCCACAAAATGA